From a region of the Thalassospira sp. TSL5-1 genome:
- a CDS encoding complex I NDUFA9 subunit family protein, which translates to MDRRIITVFGGSGFVGRYIVKRLLEAGYTVRVPTRFFERTKKLKPMGYLGQMVPVHCDVRDPEAIRRSVDGAEAVINLIGILYERGSRSFMNMHVVAAKNIAEAAKATGVKTLVHMSALGANKNPHSLYATSKLAGEKAVRSAFPEAVIFRPSVIFGPEDNFLNKFAAMARILPVIPVVGTPALPKVDLGKGSIDFFGEGGPKFQPVYVGDVADAFFKAVEDKSLAGETFELGGPEKYSFLQILEDMRELTRQRVCLLPVPFWLASIKAFFLQFLPKPPLTPDQVRLLKTDNVVSDDAKTFADLGIVPNCLETVAPAYLKRFRPPRKSGEFRRFT; encoded by the coding sequence ATGGATCGTCGTATCATCACTGTATTTGGTGGCAGCGGCTTTGTCGGGCGCTATATCGTCAAGCGCCTGCTGGAAGCCGGTTATACCGTCCGTGTACCGACCCGCTTTTTTGAACGGACCAAAAAACTCAAGCCGATGGGCTATCTGGGCCAGATGGTTCCGGTGCATTGCGATGTTCGCGACCCTGAAGCGATTCGCCGTTCTGTTGACGGTGCCGAGGCGGTGATCAATCTGATCGGCATTTTATACGAGCGTGGTTCGCGCAGCTTCATGAACATGCACGTTGTGGCGGCAAAAAACATTGCCGAGGCCGCAAAGGCCACCGGGGTTAAAACGCTGGTGCATATGTCCGCCCTGGGCGCGAACAAAAACCCGCATTCGCTTTATGCCACTTCGAAACTGGCCGGCGAAAAGGCGGTGCGTTCTGCATTCCCCGAAGCGGTTATTTTCCGCCCGTCGGTTATTTTTGGTCCGGAAGACAACTTCCTGAACAAGTTTGCCGCAATGGCGCGCATTTTGCCGGTTATTCCGGTTGTGGGTACCCCGGCCCTGCCGAAGGTTGATCTGGGCAAAGGCTCGATCGATTTCTTTGGTGAAGGGGGCCCGAAATTCCAGCCGGTTTATGTGGGCGATGTTGCCGATGCCTTTTTCAAGGCAGTCGAGGATAAATCCCTGGCTGGCGAAACCTTTGAACTGGGTGGACCGGAAAAATACAGCTTCCTGCAAATCCTGGAAGATATGCGTGAACTGACCCGCCAGCGTGTGTGCCTGCTGCCGGTGCCGTTCTGGCTGGCATCGATCAAGGCGTTTTTCCTGCAATTCCTGCCCAAACCGCCACTGACCCCCGATCAGGTCCGTTTGCTCAAGACCGACAATGTTGTGTCGGACGATGCTAAAACCTTTGCCGATCTGGGGATTGTGCCGAACTGCCTGGAAACGGTGGCCCCGGCCTATCTGAAACGCTTCCGTCCGCCGCGCAAAAGTGGCGAATTCCGCCGTTTTACCTGA
- a CDS encoding trans-aconitate 2-methyltransferase, which produces MTSPALPDDNGFYPEGGLNVASYDLRAELDRKLFDDPLPFYRDWAVKTGGPVLELGCGTGRIAGEIARHGIAVEGLDLSGAMLAQARRNYPDLTWHQADMCDFDLSRQFALVIIPFRGLQEVITASGQRAALSRAFAHLKPAGMLVFDLIDPDLRYCLPEGDLEIVPLPLFPMPEGVGAADSRLRITAMERTNTPLTQQFCEHWRFEEIAPDGTVRRCEDNWHHMRWVHRAEMALMLELCGFVSISEYSGFGQEPPRYAANQVWVAQRPM; this is translated from the coding sequence ATGACATCCCCGGCCCTGCCTGACGATAACGGGTTTTACCCCGAAGGCGGGCTGAATGTTGCCAGCTATGATTTGCGGGCCGAACTGGACCGCAAACTGTTTGATGATCCGCTGCCGTTTTATCGCGACTGGGCGGTTAAAACCGGCGGGCCGGTGCTGGAGCTGGGTTGTGGCACTGGGCGGATTGCCGGTGAAATTGCCCGGCACGGTATTGCGGTGGAGGGGCTTGATCTTTCCGGGGCGATGCTGGCCCAAGCCCGCCGTAACTACCCCGATTTAACCTGGCATCAGGCCGATATGTGCGATTTTGACCTGAGTCGTCAGTTTGCTTTGGTGATTATTCCCTTTCGTGGATTACAGGAAGTCATCACGGCAAGCGGGCAGCGTGCCGCCCTGTCGCGGGCGTTTGCCCATTTAAAACCCGCCGGGATGCTGGTGTTTGATTTGATTGACCCTGATTTGCGCTATTGCCTGCCCGAAGGGGATTTGGAAATTGTGCCATTGCCTTTATTTCCCATGCCCGAGGGGGTGGGGGCGGCCGATAGCCGGTTGCGCATTACGGCGATGGAACGCACCAACACCCCCTTAACCCAGCAATTTTGCGAACATTGGCGGTTCGAGGAAATTGCGCCTGATGGAACGGTGCGCCGCTGCGAGGATAACTGGCATCATATGCGCTGGGTGCATCGGGCGGAAATGGCCCTGATGCTGGAACTCTGCGGGTTTGTTTCGATTTCAGAATATTCTGGCTTTGGGCAGGAACCCCCGCGTTATGCGGCCAATCAGGTATGGGTGGCGCAGCGTCCGATGTGA
- a CDS encoding glutathione S-transferase family protein, whose product MRQLYHFWLSPFSRKVRLILAEKKLDFQLVAEPVWERREEFLRMNPAGMVPVLQEEDGTIISDSTVICEYLDEVYNDEPLMGKTPVERAEIRRLVAWFDGKFNQEVTENLLGEKFLKRFFTPGSTPDTGCLRAGRVNVGHHLDYLGWLFERRKWLAGDHLTMADIAAAAQISVIDYMGDIKWSRHEAAKEWYMRIKSRPSMRDILADKQAVFPPASHYADLDFE is encoded by the coding sequence ATGCGTCAATTATATCATTTCTGGCTGTCCCCGTTTTCGCGCAAGGTCCGGTTGATTCTTGCGGAAAAGAAACTGGATTTTCAACTGGTTGCAGAACCGGTATGGGAACGGCGTGAAGAATTCCTGCGCATGAATCCGGCTGGTATGGTTCCTGTTTTGCAGGAAGAAGACGGCACCATCATTTCAGACTCGACCGTGATCTGTGAATATCTTGATGAAGTGTATAACGACGAACCGTTGATGGGAAAAACCCCGGTCGAGCGTGCCGAGATCCGGCGTCTGGTGGCGTGGTTTGACGGCAAGTTCAATCAGGAAGTCACGGAAAACCTGTTGGGGGAAAAATTCCTCAAGCGGTTTTTTACCCCGGGATCAACCCCCGATACCGGGTGCCTGCGGGCCGGTCGGGTGAATGTCGGCCATCATCTGGATTATCTGGGCTGGTTGTTTGAACGGCGGAAATGGCTGGCGGGTGACCATTTGACGATGGCCGATATTGCTGCGGCTGCGCAAATTTCGGTGATTGACTATATGGGCGATATTAAATGGTCGCGTCATGAAGCGGCCAAGGAATGGTATATGCGCATCAAAAGCCGCCCGTCGATGCGTGATATTCTGGCCGATAAACAGGCGGTGTTTCCGCCTGCATCGCATTATGCGGACCTGGACTTTGAATGA
- a CDS encoding endo alpha-1,4 polygalactosaminidase codes for MRAVQMTQSGGNCINPLMRKGIMAGAAMLLCLNVTPSQAGEKTAAGKWQAVPKGAFYWQLQGDVTPAKGSRVVDSDLFDTPASQVAKWRKQGLYPVCYVNVGAVEDWRDDASDFPEDVIGAAYEDWDGERWLDISQYWAFSDIIEARLDLCAKKGFLAVEPDNIDGYDNETGFDLSRDDQLAYLRWLTAQAHQRGLAIGQKNAPDLVGDLVDDMDFALLESAWRDDFLAEFKPYRSRNKPVFAVEYREDGASLEKMCGDIGQQGFIGVLAEYDLAGHIENCR; via the coding sequence ATGCGCGCGGTTCAAATGACCCAATCGGGCGGTAATTGTATCAACCCTTTGATGCGCAAGGGGATTATGGCAGGGGCCGCGATGCTGCTGTGTCTGAATGTTACCCCTTCACAGGCCGGTGAAAAAACCGCTGCTGGCAAATGGCAAGCGGTGCCTAAGGGGGCCTTTTACTGGCAGTTACAGGGCGATGTGACCCCGGCCAAGGGCAGCCGGGTCGTGGATAGCGACCTGTTTGATACCCCGGCAAGTCAGGTTGCCAAATGGCGCAAGCAGGGGCTGTATCCGGTTTGTTATGTCAATGTTGGCGCGGTTGAAGACTGGCGTGATGACGCATCGGATTTCCCCGAAGACGTGATCGGTGCCGCCTATGAGGACTGGGATGGGGAACGCTGGCTGGATATCAGCCAGTATTGGGCCTTTTCCGATATTATCGAAGCGCGGCTGGATTTATGTGCCAAAAAGGGTTTTCTGGCTGTCGAGCCCGATAATATCGATGGGTATGATAATGAAACCGGCTTTGATCTGTCGCGCGATGACCAGCTTGCCTATCTGCGCTGGTTAACCGCACAGGCCCATCAGCGCGGGCTTGCCATTGGTCAGAAAAATGCGCCGGATCTGGTCGGTGATTTGGTTGATGACATGGATTTTGCCTTGTTGGAATCCGCTTGGCGCGATGATTTCCTGGCAGAGTTCAAACCATATCGAAGTCGGAACAAACCCGTTTTTGCTGTGGAATACCGCGAAGACGGTGCCAGCCTGGAAAAGATGTGTGGCGATATTGGTCAGCAGGGTTTTATCGGTGTTTTGGCCGAGTATGACCTGGCGGGGCATATTGAGAACTGCCGTTAA
- a CDS encoding substrate-binding domain-containing protein, with product MMRRSVRSAVIALAVGAAFGASTAHARDQIRIVGSSTLYPLTAKVAEYYGKTTGKPAPVVESTGSGGGFKLFCGGIGEAYPDIVDASRPISGSERAVCAANSVRDISEIRIGYDGIVLIGSREAPTMKLSPRQLYLALARTVPVQGASVPNPYQKWSDIDPSLPDLAIRVYGPPPTSGTRDLLGQLLMDRGCRTFADIAAMESAEPDSFRLLCRTMREDGAYIEAGENDRLLISKLEKDPTSYAVMGFNNLERNANSLQGIPIGGVTPEYETILDGSYPGSRPLFLYVKDDHRQLVPELSSFIATYVSDGIIGQEGLLVDNGLVPLPDSERKNALAEAQKFLP from the coding sequence ATGATGCGCCGTTCTGTTCGTTCTGCTGTAATTGCCCTGGCCGTCGGGGCGGCGTTTGGTGCCAGTACCGCCCACGCCCGTGACCAAATTCGTATTGTCGGATCATCCACACTCTATCCCTTGACCGCCAAGGTGGCCGAATATTACGGCAAAACCACCGGCAAACCGGCACCCGTTGTGGAAAGCACCGGGTCGGGCGGCGGTTTCAAGCTGTTTTGTGGCGGCATTGGCGAAGCATACCCCGATATTGTCGATGCCTCCCGCCCGATCAGCGGCAGCGAACGCGCCGTCTGTGCCGCCAATTCCGTACGCGATATTTCGGAAATCCGCATTGGCTATGACGGGATCGTCCTGATCGGCTCGCGCGAGGCACCGACCATGAAACTTAGCCCGCGCCAGCTTTATCTTGCACTCGCGCGTACGGTACCGGTTCAGGGTGCCAGTGTGCCGAACCCCTATCAAAAATGGTCGGATATCGACCCCAGCCTGCCCGATCTGGCCATTCGCGTCTATGGCCCGCCGCCCACATCGGGCACCCGTGACCTGTTGGGTCAGTTATTGATGGATCGTGGCTGTCGTACCTTTGCCGATATTGCGGCCATGGAAAGTGCGGAGCCCGACAGCTTCCGTCTGTTATGCCGTACCATGCGCGAAGACGGGGCCTATATCGAAGCCGGTGAAAACGACCGTCTTTTGATCAGCAAGCTCGAAAAAGACCCGACATCCTATGCCGTGATGGGGTTTAACAACCTGGAACGCAATGCAAATTCCCTGCAAGGCATTCCGATTGGCGGTGTGACGCCGGAATATGAAACCATTCTGGATGGCAGCTATCCGGGCTCCCGCCCTTTGTTCCTGTATGTCAAGGATGACCACCGCCAGCTTGTGCCTGAACTGTCTTCCTTTATTGCCACCTATGTTTCCGATGGCATTATCGGCCAGGAAGGCCTTCTGGTCGATAACGGCCTGGTGCCCCTGCCTGATAGCGAACGCAAAAATGCCCTGGCCGAAGCGCAGAAATTTTTGCCCTAA
- a CDS encoding SDR family oxidoreductase yields MPNKLFCFGTGFSARLVARKLRAEGWDIAGTTRRTDKFDALKAEGITPYQFDDGVPVADIAKALQGVTHVLVSTPPGGNGDPVLAHHRADLAALPSQTWIGYLSTTGVYGDRNGGVVDEDDDLLPSGKRGRRRVAAEKAWFDLGQRHGLCVQSFRLAGIYGPGRNALETVRSGRARRIVKEGQVFSRIHVEDIARTVLASIARPHAGAAYNVCDDDAAPPQDLIAYACGLLGVDPPVEEPFETATLSPMAASFYEDNKRVDNGRIKRELGVELCYRDYQAGLQALLDDIVRKSKGITGEN; encoded by the coding sequence ATGCCCAACAAGCTTTTCTGTTTTGGTACCGGCTTTAGTGCCCGTCTGGTGGCACGAAAATTAAGGGCCGAAGGCTGGGACATTGCCGGGACCACGCGCCGCACCGATAAATTCGACGCCCTGAAGGCCGAAGGCATTACCCCGTATCAGTTTGATGATGGTGTGCCAGTGGCGGATATTGCCAAGGCCCTGCAGGGGGTAACACATGTGCTGGTATCAACCCCGCCGGGCGGGAATGGCGACCCGGTTTTGGCCCATCATCGCGCCGATCTGGCGGCATTACCATCGCAAACCTGGATCGGGTATTTGTCAACGACAGGCGTTTATGGTGACCGCAATGGCGGTGTCGTGGATGAAGACGATGACCTGCTGCCCTCTGGCAAGCGTGGGCGTCGCCGGGTGGCGGCCGAAAAGGCATGGTTTGATTTGGGACAGCGCCATGGTTTGTGTGTGCAGTCCTTTCGCCTGGCCGGTATTTACGGGCCGGGGCGCAATGCGCTGGAAACCGTGCGGTCGGGCCGGGCCCGCCGGATTGTCAAGGAAGGGCAGGTTTTTTCGCGCATCCATGTCGAGGATATTGCCCGCACGGTTCTGGCCTCCATCGCACGGCCCCATGCTGGTGCGGCCTATAATGTGTGTGATGATGATGCGGCCCCGCCCCAGGACCTGATTGCCTATGCCTGTGGCCTTTTGGGGGTTGACCCGCCGGTGGAAGAGCCCTTTGAAACCGCGACCCTAAGCCCGATGGCGGCCAGTTTTTATGAAGATAATAAACGGGTGGATAATGGCCGGATCAAGCGTGAACTGGGTGTGGAGCTGTGTTACCGCGATTATCAGGCCGGGTTGCAGGCGCTTTTGGATGATATTGTGCGTAAAAGCAAAGGCATCACGGGTGAAAATTGA
- a CDS encoding tetratricopeptide repeat protein: MPGRIVSTFSGLRRLSLLTAVSAGMIGAVTGSLVLAPVVAQAQNQSDVIPQTDAAHEYTACLKLARLKPQDGYDSASQWADMGGGEPAEHCAAVALIGLGNYTEAATKLDQMADNSKSSPDIVAGFLGQAAQAWTMVNNLQFAWRDQTRALKLVDKDPSLWVDRAVTLGMAGQYWEAIDDLNKALDLDPKNVDALVYRGSAWRALKTYDLARADIDRALELQPNHLQAHLESGNLYRIAGNNKAARKDWLAVIELGDGTPAAKAARDNIEKMDVDSENGNDKKMEESPKKN, from the coding sequence ATGCCCGGACGTATCGTTTCAACTTTTTCTGGCCTGCGCCGACTGTCCCTGCTTACAGCCGTGAGTGCCGGAATGATCGGGGCAGTTACCGGAAGCCTTGTTCTCGCCCCCGTTGTGGCGCAGGCGCAAAACCAGTCCGATGTCATTCCGCAAACCGATGCCGCCCACGAATATACCGCCTGCCTGAAACTGGCGCGCCTCAAACCACAGGATGGCTATGACAGTGCCAGCCAGTGGGCCGATATGGGCGGCGGTGAACCGGCTGAACATTGCGCAGCCGTCGCCCTGATCGGGCTTGGCAACTATACCGAGGCCGCCACCAAACTTGATCAAATGGCCGATAACAGCAAATCCAGCCCCGATATCGTCGCCGGTTTTCTGGGCCAGGCGGCGCAGGCCTGGACGATGGTCAATAACCTGCAATTTGCCTGGCGCGACCAGACCCGTGCCCTGAAACTGGTCGATAAAGACCCCAGCCTGTGGGTGGATCGGGCCGTTACCCTGGGCATGGCCGGACAATATTGGGAAGCGATTGATGATTTGAACAAGGCGCTGGACCTTGACCCCAAAAATGTCGATGCCCTGGTTTATCGCGGCAGTGCGTGGCGGGCTCTTAAAACCTATGACCTTGCCCGGGCCGATATTGACCGCGCCCTTGAACTGCAACCCAACCATTTGCAGGCCCATCTTGAAAGCGGCAATCTGTACCGCATTGCTGGCAACAACAAAGCTGCCCGCAAGGACTGGCTGGCCGTAATTGAACTGGGCGATGGCACACCGGCGGCCAAGGCCGCACGCGACAATATCGAAAAAATGGATGTGGATTCAGAAAACGGTAACGACAAGAAGATGGAAGAAAGCCCCAAGAAGAACTAA
- the cobO gene encoding cob(I)yrinic acid a,c-diamide adenosyltransferase, translating to MTDQTASPATSSEIDAQNARHDEKMKKIKAARDKMMAAKIDKKGLVIVHTGKGKGKSSSAFGMAMRCVGHDMKVGVVQFIKGGWETGEAKLLAKFPELCEFHAMGAGFTWETQNRAQDIALARQAWEKAREMMRDPSYSMVILDELNIVLRYDFLPLDDVLAALVDKLPDQHVVITGRNAPDKLIEAADLVTEMTLVKHPFREQGIKAQIGVEF from the coding sequence ATGACGGATCAAACCGCAAGCCCGGCCACCAGCAGCGAAATTGATGCGCAAAATGCCCGCCACGATGAAAAAATGAAAAAAATCAAGGCGGCGCGTGACAAGATGATGGCGGCCAAGATCGATAAAAAAGGTCTGGTGATTGTGCATACCGGCAAGGGCAAGGGCAAATCCTCCTCCGCCTTTGGCATGGCAATGCGCTGTGTCGGCCATGATATGAAGGTGGGTGTGGTCCAGTTCATCAAAGGTGGCTGGGAAACCGGCGAGGCCAAGCTGTTGGCGAAATTTCCCGAATTGTGTGAATTTCATGCGATGGGGGCCGGTTTTACCTGGGAAACGCAAAACCGCGCCCAGGATATTGCCCTGGCCCGGCAGGCCTGGGAAAAGGCACGCGAAATGATGCGGGATCCGTCCTATTCGATGGTTATTCTCGACGAGCTGAACATCGTGTTGCGCTATGATTTTTTGCCGCTGGACGATGTTTTGGCCGCCCTGGTGGATAAATTGCCCGATCAGCATGTGGTAATTACCGGCCGGAATGCGCCTGATAAACTGATCGAGGCGGCTGATCTGGTTACGGAAATGACGCTGGTGAAGCACCCGTTCCGAGAACAGGGGATCAAGGCGCAGATCGGTGTTGAATTTTGA
- a CDS encoding cobyric acid synthase: MNKPAGNVTPALMLQGTGSDVGKSLLVAGLCRAFARRGLRVRPFKPQNMSNNAAVTADGGEIGRAQALQARAAGVETTVHMNPVLLKPQSEIGAQVVVQGQVLISARARDYYRLKRDLLPRVIESFNIIAADADLVIVEGAGSPAEVNLRAADIANMGFAEATRMPVVLVGDIDRGGVIASIVGTHNLLSESDRHWLKGYVINKFRGDVSLFDSALEIIEDHTGLKSFGIATFWPDAAKLPPEDGVALGQAGRYRKSLQTQIAVGPEGASAAASQAPLLRVAVPHYPQIANFDDLDPLLAEPGIDLMLVKPGEVIPAGCDLVLLPGSKSTLADLRFLKAQGWDSDIIAHWRNGGHVMGICGGYQMLGTRICDPDGVEGEPGEEAGLGLLDVQTVIAGRKTLRQSQARVLGHALCPVAEGTALTGYEIHMGHTTGPDRKAGWVATVGHEGADGAIGGQGRVMGCYLHGLFTSDDFRRAYLAAIAGQGTWDQNTAFEAGIDTTLDGLATHLEQCLDLDALWELAKTRNNAMI; the protein is encoded by the coding sequence ATGAATAAACCGGCGGGCAATGTGACCCCGGCCCTGATGTTGCAGGGCACCGGGTCGGATGTGGGAAAATCGCTTTTGGTGGCGGGGTTATGCCGCGCCTTTGCCCGCCGTGGCCTGCGGGTGCGGCCGTTTAAACCCCAAAATATGTCCAATAATGCCGCCGTTACCGCCGATGGCGGGGAAATTGGCCGGGCGCAGGCCCTGCAGGCGCGGGCCGCCGGGGTGGAAACCACGGTGCATATGAACCCGGTTTTGTTAAAGCCGCAAAGCGAGATTGGCGCGCAGGTGGTGGTGCAGGGGCAGGTCCTGATCAGTGCCAGGGCGCGCGATTATTACCGCCTGAAACGCGACCTGTTGCCGCGTGTGATTGAAAGTTTCAACATCATCGCGGCCGATGCCGATTTGGTGATTGTCGAGGGGGCCGGGTCGCCCGCGGAAGTCAATTTGCGGGCGGCCGATATTGCCAATATGGGCTTTGCCGAAGCAACCCGAATGCCGGTCGTGCTGGTGGGTGATATTGACAGGGGCGGGGTGATTGCCTCGATTGTCGGGACGCATAATCTGCTTTCGGAAAGCGACCGGCACTGGCTGAAGGGCTATGTGATCAACAAGTTTCGCGGTGATGTATCGCTGTTTGACTCCGCGCTTGAGATTATCGAGGACCACACCGGCCTTAAAAGTTTTGGGATCGCAACGTTTTGGCCGGATGCGGCAAAACTCCCGCCCGAAGATGGCGTGGCCCTGGGGCAGGCGGGGCGTTATCGAAAATCATTGCAAACACAAATTGCGGTTGGGCCAGAGGGAGCATCGGCAGCGGCATCGCAGGCACCGTTGTTGCGGGTGGCCGTGCCGCATTACCCGCAAATTGCCAATTTTGATGATTTGGACCCGCTGCTGGCTGAACCGGGCATTGATCTTATGTTGGTCAAACCGGGCGAAGTGATCCCGGCGGGGTGTGACTTGGTGCTGTTGCCCGGCAGTAAATCGACGCTGGCGGATTTGCGGTTTTTAAAGGCGCAAGGCTGGGATAGCGACATTATCGCCCATTGGCGCAATGGCGGCCATGTGATGGGCATTTGCGGTGGGTATCAAATGCTGGGCACGCGCATTTGCGACCCGGACGGGGTTGAGGGCGAACCGGGCGAGGAAGCTGGCCTGGGCCTGCTCGATGTGCAAACCGTGATCGCCGGGCGCAAAACCCTGCGCCAAAGCCAGGCGCGGGTGCTGGGCCATGCCCTATGCCCGGTGGCGGAGGGTACGGCCCTGACGGGCTATGAAATTCATATGGGGCACACCACCGGGCCGGATCGCAAGGCGGGCTGGGTTGCGACTGTGGGTCATGAAGGCGCTGACGGGGCCATTGGCGGGCAGGGAAGGGTGATGGGCTGTTATTTGCATGGCCTGTTTACCAGCGATGATTTCCGCAGGGCCTATCTGGCCGCGATTGCCGGGCAGGGAACGTGGGATCAGAATACGGCCTTCGAGGCAGGGATTGATACCACCTTGGATGGGCTGGCTACCCATCTGGAACAATGCCTTGATCTGGATGCTTTGTGGGAACTGGCAAAAACACGCAATAATGCGATGATTTAA
- a CDS encoding RNA-directed DNA polymerase — translation MKTRFSLINTGLYPETLPPCFVSKDSKRAFRGIISKLDKEKFHERKTDYIRYSATKHDGSRRFFGTPNIVSYFHISSFIWKNWKLFEKNFSLSGNSIGAPEVMGEDADRAVKVPSLSELSKHASKNISYAPFILKADIAQCFPSIYTHSISWAAHGIEESKNDTRKESQKNTFNALDYFVRNSQRGNTRGVLVGPDGYRLIAEFILSKIDHELQKIVGNSIVGAVRHVDDYYIGLRTEYDAQAVLSSLRELISTYELNLNDQKTKIYSSLEPINDLWAQRLRQYMPTDFENRDHTSIERAISEATDTAQKIGSDSPIKILFRSFDKAKIYQSDNWSFVEQNLQRIIQKHPHSIDYACLLLCKRSAIGLEIDKPGWLAVAEIIIQRSLSLNHHHETVWMTWMLIACKIEIPIPIIEALSKSRNGHIRALLIQAFADNLIRRKPKLSLGNNLSSENSDWLVSLVARTQGYSKAKFSGIYSEEFNHLANKRIKLIDFNDHIENIKEKNKRAISRTRYGYDDDDDDDDDDDYEFDMDEDENEFDI, via the coding sequence ATGAAAACAAGATTCAGCCTTATTAACACAGGATTATACCCAGAGACCTTACCGCCTTGTTTTGTATCAAAAGACTCAAAGCGAGCATTCCGAGGAATCATATCAAAATTAGATAAAGAGAAATTCCACGAAAGAAAAACAGATTATATACGCTATAGCGCAACTAAACATGACGGTTCACGTCGTTTCTTCGGAACACCTAATATCGTTTCTTACTTTCATATTTCTAGCTTTATATGGAAAAATTGGAAGCTTTTTGAGAAAAACTTTTCCCTTTCTGGAAATTCTATCGGCGCACCTGAGGTTATGGGGGAGGACGCTGATCGAGCAGTGAAAGTCCCATCTCTTTCCGAGCTCTCAAAACACGCATCTAAAAATATCAGCTACGCTCCATTTATATTGAAAGCAGATATAGCTCAATGCTTCCCGAGTATATACACTCACTCTATATCCTGGGCAGCACATGGCATAGAAGAATCTAAAAATGACACACGTAAAGAATCTCAAAAAAATACTTTCAACGCACTGGATTATTTCGTTAGAAATAGTCAACGTGGAAACACTCGTGGTGTTTTGGTTGGACCAGATGGATACAGACTAATTGCTGAATTTATTCTATCAAAAATAGATCATGAATTACAAAAAATTGTTGGAAATTCTATTGTAGGAGCTGTACGTCATGTGGATGACTATTATATAGGTCTTCGAACAGAATATGATGCGCAGGCGGTCCTTTCAAGTTTGAGGGAATTGATTTCAACATATGAATTAAACTTAAATGATCAAAAGACAAAAATTTATTCAAGCTTAGAACCTATCAATGATCTTTGGGCGCAACGTCTCAGGCAATACATGCCTACTGATTTTGAAAACAGAGATCATACCTCGATAGAACGGGCAATTTCAGAGGCTACGGACACGGCTCAAAAAATTGGCTCAGACAGTCCAATTAAAATATTATTTCGATCATTCGACAAGGCCAAGATTTATCAATCAGACAACTGGAGTTTTGTAGAACAAAATCTTCAAAGAATAATACAAAAACACCCTCATTCAATTGATTACGCTTGTCTACTTCTATGTAAACGCAGCGCCATAGGTTTAGAAATAGATAAACCTGGATGGCTCGCCGTTGCTGAAATAATCATACAAAGAAGCTTATCACTAAACCATCATCACGAAACAGTTTGGATGACATGGATGCTAATTGCCTGCAAAATTGAAATACCAATACCTATTATTGAAGCTTTATCAAAATCAAGAAATGGACACATCCGCGCGTTACTAATACAAGCCTTTGCTGATAATTTAATCAGACGAAAACCAAAACTATCATTAGGAAATAATCTATCTTCCGAAAATTCCGATTGGCTAGTCAGTCTAGTTGCACGAACGCAAGGATATTCTAAAGCAAAATTTTCCGGAATATATAGTGAAGAATTTAATCACCTAGCCAACAAAAGAATAAAACTGATCGATTTCAACGATCACATAGAAAATATAAAAGAAAAAAACAAAAGAGCCATTAGCCGCACCCGCTATGGATACGACGACGACGACGACGACGACGACGACGACGATTATGAATTTGACATGGACGAAGATGAAAACGAATTTGACATATAA